The Oncorhynchus tshawytscha isolate Ot180627B linkage group LG30, Otsh_v2.0, whole genome shotgun sequence genome includes a region encoding these proteins:
- the LOC112250267 gene encoding nuclear fragile X mental retardation-interacting protein 2-like isoform X1, whose product MMKPRKHVSLGNGKINTGEVEGAKILSAKDFVGIPLPTYSNGNRHLINANVKQKSKRNVFTTLSKVGSKEGLVHKKNMDRINDKAQDFTNHYEGKFLDKKESALFLNGVVNSAHITNGYSSKSPPDNDGSGSEGGYTTPKKRKTRRNSIKNTEHVTRERERVMQQGNATQEPEVSELEPTEKLVSSRIHNKADAQTAVKRMDAPEVAMSELQKKNSDSKTAAGAFGKKFENRPKAKLSSSSKEDSWTLFKPPPVFPVDNSSAKIVPKISYASKVKENLNKAAQAGGEVLTPQVPGRLSQVPMSAMKTIISASFTNGPVSGDGNSCPSVGTFFTPAASSIPPATSLPCGENVASTLDNDYNSLTNPAAVDLRKCTLFIYPLNPLNMQPVLPSARQVDTQAAQTNQKALGDIFQNQWGLSFINEPNVGPEGGSGPVAAVEGKAAVVTFQGEQCPAAKPGLDSNLSIPEPLPLTLAQDSEKRTSAPACPPATVKGEDGEKTQLSRQEKTKGEAKSPGAVLLASCKDISAEPAQAPLTNLVLGLSKEPPHSKSLDRGSWGSFDLKAAVTYHTKEMEYVFNLQKQDPKRVVCYDKTKDGPYQ is encoded by the exons ATGATGAAGCCACGCAAACATGTTAGCCTGG GCAATGGAAAAATAAACACCGGTGAGGTGGAAGGGGCGAAGATTCTGTCTGCAAAGGATTTTGTTGGTATCCCTCTTCCCACCTACAGCAATGGTAACAGACATTTGATAAATGCTAACGTAAAACAGAAGTCAAAACGCAATGTTTTTACCACTCTTTCAAAAGTGGGCAGCAAAGAGGGTCTTGTTCACAAGAAGAATATGGACCGCATAAATGACAAGGCCCAGGATTTCACTAATCACTATGAGGGAAAGTTTTTGGACAAAAAGGAATCTGCTTTGTTTCTGAATGGGGTAGTAAACTCTGCTCATATTACAAATGGTTACTCCAGCAAGTCACCCCCTGATAATGATGGCAGTGGCTCAGAAGGTGGATATACTACTCCTAAGAAACGCAAGACCAGACGCAACAGCATCAAGAACACAGAGCATGTgacaagagaaagggagagagtcaTGCAGCAGGGCAATGCCACACAGGAGCCAGAGGTTTCTGAACTTGAACCAACAGAGAAATTGGTGAGCTCGCGAATTCACAATAAAGCAGACGCCCAGACAGCAGTCAAGCGGATGGATGCTCCAGAGGTGGCTATGAGTGAACTGCAGAAGAAAAACTCAGACAGTAAGACTGCTGCAGGTGCCTTTGGTAAAAAGTTTGAGAATAGGCCCAAAGCCAAGCTCTCCTCCTCTTCGAAAGAGGACTCTTGGACTTTATTCAAGCCCCCTCCAGTATTTCCTGTGGACAACAGTAGTGCTAAAATAGTGCCCAAGATTAGTTATGCAAGTAAAGTTAAGGAGAACCTCAACAAAGCAGCCCAggctggaggagaggtgctgacTCCTCAGGTGCCTGGTAGACTCTCACAGGTCCCCATGTCTGCTATGAAAACCATAATCTCAGCTAGCTTTACTAATGGCCCCGTTTCTGGAGATGGAAATAGTTGCCCGTCTGTTGGTACCTTCTTCACTCCTGCTGCTAGTAGTATTCCGCCAGCCACCTCCCTCCCATGTGGGGAGAACGTAGCATCCACTTTGGACAATGACTATAACTCTTTAACCAACCCTGCAGCTGTAGATCTGAGAAAGTGTACTCTTTTCATTTACCCCCTAAACCCTTTAAATATGCAACCTGTGCTCCCTAGTGCTCGTCAAGTGGACACCCAGGCTGCTCAGACAAATCAGAAAGCCTTGGGGGACATTTTCCAGAATCAGTGGGGGCTGTCTTTCATCAATGAGCCAAATGTGGGGCCAGAAGGAGGAAGCGGGCCGGTGGCTGCCGTGGAGGGCAAGGCTGCGGTGGTAACATTTCAAGGGGAGCAATGCCCTGCTGCCAAGCCAGGCCTTGACTCTAATCTATCAATCCCAGAGCCTTTGCCTCTCACTTTGGCTCAAGACTCCGAGAAAAGGACTAGTGCCCCAGCTTGCCCACCTGCTACAGTGAAGGGTGAGGATGGGGAAAAGACTCAGCTGTCTAGACAGGAGAAGACAAAGGGCGAGGCTAAGAGTCCAGGTGCAGTTTTGTTGGCCTCTTGTAAAGACATTAGTGCTGAGCCTGCCCAGGCCCCCCTGACCAACCTAGTGTTGGGACTGTCTAAAGAGCCGCCCCATTCTAAGAGCCTGGACAGAGGTAGCTGGGGGTCGTTTGATCTGAAAGCTGCTGTTACTTATCACACTAAAG
- the LOC112250267 gene encoding nuclear fragile X mental retardation-interacting protein 2-like isoform X2 yields MDRINDKAQDFTNHYEGKFLDKKESALFLNGVVNSAHITNGYSSKSPPDNDGSGSEGGYTTPKKRKTRRNSIKNTEHVTRERERVMQQGNATQEPEVSELEPTEKLVSSRIHNKADAQTAVKRMDAPEVAMSELQKKNSDSKTAAGAFGKKFENRPKAKLSSSSKEDSWTLFKPPPVFPVDNSSAKIVPKISYASKVKENLNKAAQAGGEVLTPQVPGRLSQVPMSAMKTIISASFTNGPVSGDGNSCPSVGTFFTPAASSIPPATSLPCGENVASTLDNDYNSLTNPAAVDLRKCTLFIYPLNPLNMQPVLPSARQVDTQAAQTNQKALGDIFQNQWGLSFINEPNVGPEGGSGPVAAVEGKAAVVTFQGEQCPAAKPGLDSNLSIPEPLPLTLAQDSEKRTSAPACPPATVKGEDGEKTQLSRQEKTKGEAKSPGAVLLASCKDISAEPAQAPLTNLVLGLSKEPPHSKSLDRGSWGSFDLKAAVTYHTKEMEYVFNLQKQDPKRVVCYDKTKDGPYQ; encoded by the coding sequence ATGGACCGCATAAATGACAAGGCCCAGGATTTCACTAATCACTATGAGGGAAAGTTTTTGGACAAAAAGGAATCTGCTTTGTTTCTGAATGGGGTAGTAAACTCTGCTCATATTACAAATGGTTACTCCAGCAAGTCACCCCCTGATAATGATGGCAGTGGCTCAGAAGGTGGATATACTACTCCTAAGAAACGCAAGACCAGACGCAACAGCATCAAGAACACAGAGCATGTgacaagagaaagggagagagtcaTGCAGCAGGGCAATGCCACACAGGAGCCAGAGGTTTCTGAACTTGAACCAACAGAGAAATTGGTGAGCTCGCGAATTCACAATAAAGCAGACGCCCAGACAGCAGTCAAGCGGATGGATGCTCCAGAGGTGGCTATGAGTGAACTGCAGAAGAAAAACTCAGACAGTAAGACTGCTGCAGGTGCCTTTGGTAAAAAGTTTGAGAATAGGCCCAAAGCCAAGCTCTCCTCCTCTTCGAAAGAGGACTCTTGGACTTTATTCAAGCCCCCTCCAGTATTTCCTGTGGACAACAGTAGTGCTAAAATAGTGCCCAAGATTAGTTATGCAAGTAAAGTTAAGGAGAACCTCAACAAAGCAGCCCAggctggaggagaggtgctgacTCCTCAGGTGCCTGGTAGACTCTCACAGGTCCCCATGTCTGCTATGAAAACCATAATCTCAGCTAGCTTTACTAATGGCCCCGTTTCTGGAGATGGAAATAGTTGCCCGTCTGTTGGTACCTTCTTCACTCCTGCTGCTAGTAGTATTCCGCCAGCCACCTCCCTCCCATGTGGGGAGAACGTAGCATCCACTTTGGACAATGACTATAACTCTTTAACCAACCCTGCAGCTGTAGATCTGAGAAAGTGTACTCTTTTCATTTACCCCCTAAACCCTTTAAATATGCAACCTGTGCTCCCTAGTGCTCGTCAAGTGGACACCCAGGCTGCTCAGACAAATCAGAAAGCCTTGGGGGACATTTTCCAGAATCAGTGGGGGCTGTCTTTCATCAATGAGCCAAATGTGGGGCCAGAAGGAGGAAGCGGGCCGGTGGCTGCCGTGGAGGGCAAGGCTGCGGTGGTAACATTTCAAGGGGAGCAATGCCCTGCTGCCAAGCCAGGCCTTGACTCTAATCTATCAATCCCAGAGCCTTTGCCTCTCACTTTGGCTCAAGACTCCGAGAAAAGGACTAGTGCCCCAGCTTGCCCACCTGCTACAGTGAAGGGTGAGGATGGGGAAAAGACTCAGCTGTCTAGACAGGAGAAGACAAAGGGCGAGGCTAAGAGTCCAGGTGCAGTTTTGTTGGCCTCTTGTAAAGACATTAGTGCTGAGCCTGCCCAGGCCCCCCTGACCAACCTAGTGTTGGGACTGTCTAAAGAGCCGCCCCATTCTAAGAGCCTGGACAGAGGTAGCTGGGGGTCGTTTGATCTGAAAGCTGCTGTTACTTATCACACTAAAG